AATAAAAGGGAAGGGCAGCGAGAGGCTGTCCCAGAGAATAACGGACGAACCAGGATCCGTCCTCACCGATTTGGAGAAAACCCCGCTCCATGAGCGCAGGGAGATGCGGGGAGGGCATCGGCCGAACGGCAGGGTGGCCATGCTCCGCCAGGGCAACCGTCTCCCAGTAAACCATCTCCCCATCGATGGTGCCTGGGAGGGTGCCCGGGGTAAGCGCGAGGAAGAGCGCCGTCAGGAGAAGGGCCATCGCATGGGGAGGCGGCGCGCAGACGAGGTTCCTCCATGTCGATCGGTTCCGGCGATCAGGAGAAAGGGCGCGCATGGCGGGAGGACTGGGGGGAGGATTCCAGGGATCGGGCGGCCTCCAGCGCGGCCAGGGCCACCTCCAGCATGGAGTCATCCGGCTCGCGGGTGGTCAGCCGCTGCAGCCAGAGGTTCGGGGCTGAAAGCGCCGCCACCAGCCCCACGTGCTGATATCGCGCGCTGAGCCACAGCGCCTCATAGGAGAGGGCGGCCAGGACCGGAAGCAGGGCCAGCCGGAGGGCCAGGCGCTCGATCAGCGTAGAGGCCGGCAGGAAGGCGAAGAGGATCGCCGCGACCAGGATCACGGTGAGCAGGAAGGCCGTCCCGCAGCGGGGATGGGCGGTCGGGAAGGGGCGCGCCCCCTCGATCGTCAAGGGGACCCCTGCTTCCAGCGCATGCACCGCCTTGTGCTCCGCCCCGTGATAGGCAAACACCCGTCGGATCTCCGGATGACGCCCCACCGCAACCAGGTAGCCGAGAACCAGCCCCAGACGGAAGAGCCCCTCCAGCCCGGTCCGGATCCACGCGGAGAGCCTGAGCATCCGCTCGATCCCTTCCGCGAGAAGCGCGGGCAGCAACAGGAAGATCCCCAGCGCCAGGGCGAGGGAAGCGGCGATCGTGAGCATGGCGACGGGGCTTTCGCGGACTTCCCGGGCCTCGTTCTCCCCCGCCACGACGGTGGCGGAGAACCAGAGGGCCTCCATGCCCCAGCGCAGGGTCTCCCACAGGATGAACATCCCCCGGATGAAGGGCCAGCGCTGCCATTTCCGCCGGGGCGGAAGGGACATGGAGCGGAGAACGATCCGTCCATCGGGAGCCCGCACCGCGACCGCTATGCCAGCCGGCCCGCGGATCATCACCCCTTCCAGAACCGCCTGCCCACCGTATCGGAGGGCCGCATGAGAGATCGGCTCGCGGTTTCCCATAGCGTTTGCGATCCTCACATCACCACCCGGAGCTGGGATCCGTTTGTGGTTTTACGAACCTCGATCCGAACCGGGAAGGCGTCCTGGAACTCCTCCAGATGGGAGATGACCAGAACCGTGGAGAATTCATCCTTCACCGCGTTCAGCGCCTCGATCAGCCGTTCCCGGCCGGCCTGATCCTGGGAGCCGAATCCTTCATCCACCACCAGCAGCCGCAGCGGGGTCCCGGAGCGCCGGGCGAGCACCCGGGAGAGGGCCAGGCGGATGGCGAAATCGACGCGGAACTTCTCCCCGCCGGAGAAATTCTCATAGGGGCGCTCCTCCCCCTCATCCGAGATCAGGATGTCCAGGGTCTCCTGGACCGCGCCGCTCTTCGTTTCCCGCTGGGAACGGAATCGAACGGTGAGCCGCCCATCCGTTAACCGCTGGAGGATCCGGTTGGCCTCCTCCTCGATCTCCGGGAGGATGGTTTCGATGATCATCGCCGGGATCCCGTTCCGGCCGAAGGCAACCTGCAGATCCCGGTAAAGACCTTTCTCTTCCTCCAGCTGGACTTTTTCTTTCCGCAGCTGAACCAGCTCCTCCTCCAGGCGCTCACAGTTCTCCAGCCGCTGCTTCGCCGCGATCACCCGATCCCGGGCTTCGCGCTCGGCCCGGCGCGCCGCCTCCACCCGCCGCTGCGCCTCCGGCATGATCTTCAACCGCTCCTCCAGGGACTTCCGTTCCTCCTCCAGGCGCCCCCACTCTTCGTGCAGGCGATCCTGGCGCTCGAGCTCCACCCGGTAGATCTCCTCCAGGCGATGGAGAGCCTCTTCTTCCTGAGGGATCCGCTGCTCCGCTTCCTGAAGGCGAGGCCACTCCTGCCCGGCTTCCTCCAGCTCACGGACCCGACGACGAAGCGCATCATGGGTCTCGATGTCGTAGCCCAGGGCAGCCAGGGCGGCCTCGATTTCATGGAGGGCCGCCTGCTCCTCCGGAGCCACCCGGTCCTCCTGGAGCCGCTGCTCGATCTCCCGGAGGGCCTGTCGCTTTTCCTCCAGGCGCTCCAGCTCTCCCCGGATCTCCTGGAGCTCCGCTTCGATCTGCTCCATGCGGAGCTCCAGCCCGGAGAGCTCCTTTAGGACGCGCTCGCGCTCCTTGAGCCGGGCCTCCAGCTGGCCCTGCTCCTGATCGATCGCCTGAAGGCGCGCCTGGTTCTCCCGATAGCGATCGCCCCGACGACGGCCCTCCTGCTCCCATTCCTGCTGAAGGCGCCTTCGCTCCTCTTCCGGAAGCGGACGCCGACAGGTGGGGCATTCGGCGCCGATCTGCGCGATCGCCTGGATCCGGGCCTCGAGATCTTTCATTTCCTGATAGAGCCGTCGGTTTTCGTTCTGACGCTCCCCCCGCTCGGTCTGCAAGGCCTGCTGCTGTTCTTTCAGGGCGCGGATCTCCTCCTCCAGCGCGGGCCGCTCCTCGAGCCGCCTTCGGATGTTCGCGGCTTCTGCCTCCAGCTCCGATCGGCGCGCGGCCCGGGCGGCGATGGCCTCGATCTCCGCCTGCAGCTGCCGTCGCTCTCCCTCCAGCCGCTCCCGGGCCACCGCGATCCGTTTCTCCAGCTCCATGCGGCGTTCCCGGAGCGCATGGGCCTCCCGGGAGGCCTCCTCCATGCGCGCGAGGGCCTCCCGCGCGCGCTGCAGCTCCTCCCACGCAGCGCTGATCGCCTCCCGGCGGCTGGTCAGCTCCCGCCATCGGCCCAGGGATTCCTGAAGCCGAGCAATCTGCTCCTTCAGGCGGGCCAGATGGCCCTCGATTTCCCCCCGCTGCCCCTCCAGCTCCCGGAGCCGCTCTCGTATAGCCCGCGCCCGCTCCTCATCCCGTCGCAACGCCTCCCATTCCCGCTCCGCAGCCTCCCGCTCCTCCTGCCGGGCCAGATGCTCCGTTACGGCCTGCTGGAGGGCCGCTTCATACTCCGGTCGTCGCTGAAGCTCCTGTTCATGTTCCTCGATGCGCCATTTCAGGCCTTCCAGCTGGAGATCGATCTGACGGATCTTCTCCTTCGCCTTCTCCTCCAGCTCTGCCCATTGATCCAGCCGCAGGATCTCGGCCAGGACCTCCTTGCGCTCCGCCGGCGTCTTGGTGGTGAACTCGTCGGCGCGTCCCTGGCGGATGAAAGCCGAGTTGACAAACGTATCGAAATCGATCTGCAGGACCCGGTTGATCTCCTCCTGGGTTTCACGGACCCCGGCGCCGGAGAGGACGCGATGACGAGGCGCCAGCATCTGGAAGTCCAGCACGATGTTCCCCTTCCCCCGTCGTCGGACCCGGGTGACCCGATAGACGGCCTCCCCCAGCCGGAACGTCAGGCTCACCCGGGCCTCCTTCTCCCCCCGGTGGACCAGGTGATCCTGATCCCGATCCAGGCGGGATGTTCTGCCCCACAGCGCCCAGGTGATGGCGTCCAGCAGGCTGCTCTTGCCCGCGCCGTTCGGCCCCACCAGGGCCGCCATATGCAGGCCGGTGAAATCCAGTTCCCCCTCGCGGTAGCTCAGGAAATTCTTCAGCTCCAGCCGCACCAGCTCCATGACGCCCTCCCATACGGATCCAGGAACGGGATCCCCATCGCCCCAGATCACGCCTCGGTTTCTCTTTTCATCAGCTGTTCCGCTGCGCGGAGCAAGCGAGCGCGCCGCTCCGGATCCGGCGGCGGATCCCGGGACTCCAGGTAGCGCTCCAGCAGCTCCAGCGGGGTGAGCCGCTCGACCTCGCCCAGAGCGATACGAGTGCGGCGGGATTCCTCCCTTTCCATCTGGATGGCGGAGACGTAGAACGCGCCCGCCTTCTCCAGCTCCTCCCGCAACCTGATCTCCCGCAGTCTTTCCACCTGCTCCGGGCGGATGTGCAGGCGCACCCGCACCACAGCCTCCCGAAGGGAGGGAGCGTCACGACGGATCTGGGCGATGGCCGCCATCTCGGGATCGGAGGCGCTCCGGAGATCGATCGACAGCGTGATGAACCGACGGGCTGGGAGCTCCACGAAACGCCATTGCGTCTCCCCTCGCCGCACCTCGACCCAGCAGAACCCTTTCGGCTCCCCCTCCTCCGTGAAATCCACCCGCTCCACGCTCCCGCTATATACGATGGGAGGGGAACCGCTGCCCACCGCCTGGTGCTTATGGATGTGGCCCAGGGCCACGTAGTCGATGGCCGGGTGCTGAAACATCGATGGGGGCAAGACCACATCGTGGCCGATCATCACCTGGCGTTCGGATCCATAGACAGCCCCTTCGACGGAGAAATGTCCCGCCACCATCGTCGGCAAAGCGGGATCGATCTCGGTCTCCAGCATGCGTTGCAGGAGAAGGTGGAGGGCTTCGCGGAGTTTGTAATCCAGTTCCTCCGCGGGAAGGTTCCGCCACGCCTCATCCTTCAGGAGCCGCGCCCGCACCGGGAACGGCATGGCGATCAGCTGGAGGAGGCCCCGACGGGTCCGGATCCGATGCACCGCCTCCCGGCGCCCGACCATCAGGCGCTCCCCTTCCCGCAACAGGGGCCGGAACTCCCCGAAGATGTCCAGAGGGGTGGCCCGCTTCTCCATCCCCGGCAGGTCATGGTTGCCCACCAGCAGAAACACCGGGATCCCGGCCTCCAGCAGGCGGCGGAGGCGGGCCGCGAACTCTCTCAAATAGGTCGGGGAGGGATCCCGGTTTTTGAAGGCATCGCCGCAGAAGAGCACCAGGTCAGCCTCCCCCTCGATCGCATGCTCCACCACGCGATCGAAGGCCTGCAGGAAATCGACCACCCGCCGGTTCAGGCCGGTCTGAGGATCGATCTGACCATAGGCCTCCATGCCGATGTGCAGATCCGCGAAGTGAAGCACCCGGATCGGTTCTCCGGCCATAACGGGCTACCTCTGACGGAGCGAATACAGGGCGTGTTCCGCTTTGAAGACCACGCGAGGAATGATGCGGTTGGGCTCAAGCTGGAAAGATGGGACGCCCCCTCCCGCCTTCTTCATGAAAGGGAACACCCGGCGGTGCGGTGTGGAGTGCGGTGCCTAGGCACCGCATTCCAGAAGGCCACTTTCAGATCCGTCCTCCTCGATGACGCCACCGACGCCAGCTCCAACGGAGGACCAGGAGGCTTCCCCAGATCCCAAACAGAATAAACGTCCATCGGACTCCCGCCAGGAAGGATCCCAGGATCGCCTCGAAACCGAGGCGGTTCCTCGTAGGGGCCGATCCAGTCCCCGGAACGGGCGTAGGGGTTGGGCCCGGGGTCGCCGTGGGAGGAAGCTCAA
This DNA window, taken from Thermoflexus sp., encodes the following:
- a CDS encoding DUF1385 domain-containing protein, giving the protein MGNREPISHAALRYGGQAVLEGVMIRGPAGIAVAVRAPDGRIVLRSMSLPPRRKWQRWPFIRGMFILWETLRWGMEALWFSATVVAGENEAREVRESPVAMLTIAASLALALGIFLLLPALLAEGIERMLRLSAWIRTGLEGLFRLGLVLGYLVAVGRHPEIRRVFAYHGAEHKAVHALEAGVPLTIEGARPFPTAHPRCGTAFLLTVILVAAILFAFLPASTLIERLALRLALLPVLAALSYEALWLSARYQHVGLVAALSAPNLWLQRLTTREPDDSMLEVALAALEAARSLESSPQSSRHARPFS
- a CDS encoding SMC family ATPase, with translation MELVRLELKNFLSYREGELDFTGLHMAALVGPNGAGKSSLLDAITWALWGRTSRLDRDQDHLVHRGEKEARVSLTFRLGEAVYRVTRVRRRGKGNIVLDFQMLAPRHRVLSGAGVRETQEEINRVLQIDFDTFVNSAFIRQGRADEFTTKTPAERKEVLAEILRLDQWAELEEKAKEKIRQIDLQLEGLKWRIEEHEQELQRRPEYEAALQQAVTEHLARQEEREAAEREWEALRRDEERARAIRERLRELEGQRGEIEGHLARLKEQIARLQESLGRWRELTSRREAISAAWEELQRAREALARMEEASREAHALRERRMELEKRIAVARERLEGERRQLQAEIEAIAARAARRSELEAEAANIRRRLEERPALEEEIRALKEQQQALQTERGERQNENRRLYQEMKDLEARIQAIAQIGAECPTCRRPLPEEERRRLQQEWEQEGRRRGDRYRENQARLQAIDQEQGQLEARLKERERVLKELSGLELRMEQIEAELQEIRGELERLEEKRQALREIEQRLQEDRVAPEEQAALHEIEAALAALGYDIETHDALRRRVRELEEAGQEWPRLQEAEQRIPQEEEALHRLEEIYRVELERQDRLHEEWGRLEEERKSLEERLKIMPEAQRRVEAARRAEREARDRVIAAKQRLENCERLEEELVQLRKEKVQLEEEKGLYRDLQVAFGRNGIPAMIIETILPEIEEEANRILQRLTDGRLTVRFRSQRETKSGAVQETLDILISDEGEERPYENFSGGEKFRVDFAIRLALSRVLARRSGTPLRLLVVDEGFGSQDQAGRERLIEALNAVKDEFSTVLVISHLEEFQDAFPVRIEVRKTTNGSQLRVVM
- a CDS encoding exonuclease SbcCD subunit D; this encodes MAGEPIRVLHFADLHIGMEAYGQIDPQTGLNRRVVDFLQAFDRVVEHAIEGEADLVLFCGDAFKNRDPSPTYLREFAARLRRLLEAGIPVFLLVGNHDLPGMEKRATPLDIFGEFRPLLREGERLMVGRREAVHRIRTRRGLLQLIAMPFPVRARLLKDEAWRNLPAEELDYKLREALHLLLQRMLETEIDPALPTMVAGHFSVEGAVYGSERQVMIGHDVVLPPSMFQHPAIDYVALGHIHKHQAVGSGSPPIVYSGSVERVDFTEEGEPKGFCWVEVRRGETQWRFVELPARRFITLSIDLRSASDPEMAAIAQIRRDAPSLREAVVRVRLHIRPEQVERLREIRLREELEKAGAFYVSAIQMEREESRRTRIALGEVERLTPLELLERYLESRDPPPDPERRARLLRAAEQLMKRETEA